TCCTCGACGGTCTCGCCAGTTCGTATCGAGACATGGTACTCTTGGAACAGGACAGAATCGGCAACGACGACTACTTCCCCCAAGGCGAGGAATACGAGGACGAGATCGGTTTAGACTATGGCCAACTGCAGAAAGAGTTCCCCAATAAACGCGTTTCCAGAGACGAAGACATGGATTTGCGTCCACGGAGTCTTTCGTACGATGGCACGTCGTTTAAAGATCTTTTCGAGTCGTTGTCGTTGAAGAACGACCCATCGATTCTTCTTAGTTTAAGCGTTTAAATGGCAACCGCTTGAAATTCATCGAAGATACGAGACATTTGTTGCCTATGCGTTTACCCATCGTTCGTCTGATATTACTATAGAAGATCGTCGATAGAATATCGTTTCGCCGCGGATTTCGCCTTGCGATCGTGATAGCCATCTCCTTCGAAAACCATCatcctttattttctattcgtAATACACGTTCGATTCAGTCGTGGGCGAAGGAGGGAGGTGGGCCAGAGGCAAGGCGTTTGCAACGAGCGATCGAAGGAGAAACGAGAGACCTAAGCAAAACGCGATATGATGTATCCAGGGTGTAGGGAGAAAGAGGCGGCAGCTACGATTGGGCGAGCCGGACTGCGGCGAGGATCCGCCGGATTGGCCGATAAAGAGCCCTTGCCATCCGCCAAAGGGCCCCTGTAAGCCCATGGGTCCACCAGGCTATCCCGCGAAACCGAAGCCGGAAAAGAAGCCGTTTTGCGTTAAGTGTCCACCCAAGAAACCGTGCAAAACGAAAAAATGTTAGGCGTTGGGCGTCACGCGCACCGAGAGACAGAGGGTACGTGGAGATAGCGGCGGACTAAACGATCCTCTATCGATCAAAATCTCTGTTGTCTGCATCGTAGGCCAAATACGATTTAAACACACCGTTGCTGAGGCCTCTTCTCAAGCTTTCCACCGCGATGCTTGGTAACTTCCGAACCAGAAGTCGATACTCTTTGGGATCGTACGTTCTTAATGGGCGCAGTTGGCCGTCGTCGAGAATACCTAACGCGAGCCTGACGTTCGCGAGGAACTTTACCACTACACCCGCTCTATCGAAGGGTAGCGAGAAGATCGTGCGTTTATCGAAAGGATTGACGAGACGCTTGTGGCAAGAGCAAGCGAGATTCTTTCGAAACGATTCCATCCTGATGGGCAAAGCGCACGGCAAAAGGCCACCTCGTCCTCCCTCCAAACTCTCTTCCAAGTCAGTTCCCGATTGTAGCAAAGGCCAGAATTCGCGGAGAAGGTCTTGCAGACAATCGTATCAACGACAGAAGCCATGTATCCCACAGGATAAATGCGTACCACCCGCTCCACCGTGCTCTCGTCCACGCCCGAAGAACCCCAAGTGTCCGCAGCCTGAAACACCTTGCCCACCCCCTTGTCCCATGCCCTGTGAAAAACCCGTGGAGAAGAAGTATCTGCCGCCGAAGATATGCTATCGAAAGTGTCCTCTGCCTCCGAGACCACCCAAGCCTCCTAAGTGTCCCAAGTGTCCAGCTCCGTTGCCGCCTCCACCGCCACCCAAGGTACCTCGACCACCCAAATGTCCGCCACCCTGTCCGCCACCTCCCGCACCACCGCCACCCAGGTGTCCAAAAATGCCAAAGTGTCCCGAATGTCCACCACAAAGGGAGTGTCCGCCGCCACCGCCATGCGAACCTTGCCCTTGTCCACCGCCATGTCCTCCAGCCTACTGTCCACCTCCACCACCGTGTCCACCTTGTCCACCACCCGTTCCGTGTCCCAGACCGCTTCCTTGCCCACCTCCCCCTCCACCCAGAATCTGTCCACCTTGTCCACCGTGCGCGGAGTGTCCCAAACCTCCACCCTGTCCACCTCCGCCACCGTGCAGTCCTTGCCCCTGTCCTAAACCGCCACCACCTTGTCCATGCCCGAAACCCTGTCCACCTTGCCAACAAGTCGCCAAACCGCAAGTCTCCTGTCCCAAGGACGTCCCGTCTTGTCCCAAAAATAGCAGCAAAAATCCGCGAAAGAAGAACCGAAATAAGCCGAGGAAGAGGAGGATGTCTACTTATCACGCGGTATCTAGGTTCGCGCCTCCGAGCATCGATTACAGAAGATTCCACGTCGACTCGACGTTACTCGGTTCGTCTGACAAGTCTAGGAAATCCACAGCGAAACCACCCAGTTGCAAGGATTTGGAAGACATTTGCGAAGACAAGAGACGCAGCTGCGTGAAAGCTTGCGAGAGGAAGcccgagaagaagaagaagaagaaggacgtGTGTGCCGGCAGAAAGCCGGTAAAATTgcgggagaagaagaagaaggagaaacagGACGAGTGTGACGACAGGTGCCTACCAAAGGGAAAGTGCGAGGTGCCTGAAATCGCTAAACCGCCGAAAATGGAATACGGGCCGACTACTTGCCCAACCCCGAAGTTTGTCTCGCCTAAACCCTGTCCGGAAGTTCCCGAGGCAAAGTACGAGGTAGAATCGTGCGTCGAAATTCGAACGTCCGGTAaagcgaaaaaagaaatttgcaTCCCGCCGCCTCTTCCTGAACCACCGACGGACCCGGTGATTCTTTGCCCTTGTCCACCTCCGCCGAAAATGCACCCTGGACCTTGTCCTTGTTACGATTCAAAAGCGGTTAAACCGTCCAAGCCGACGCTGCCACCGTGTCCGCATAAGGAGAAATACGTTTGTTGCAAAGATCCGTTTTATTGTCCACCGGAGAGATTGGAGTGCAAGAGACGCAAGCCTTGCGATCccaagaaaatgaagaagaggAAGCAGAGGAAGGACAAATAGCGCAGGTAAGAGCCTTTCTATAGAGCGTGGCGCTTCTGTCTGCCAAGTTTCAAAATATCCGGTCTAACTATCCTACGCGATAAAATCGTCGATGTTTGAACCGTTGTAGCTCTCTAAAGGATAATCATAGAACAATCTTCGTGTCACGTTTATTTTCCTCGAAAATTGTACAATCGTTAGGCGACTGTCTTTCGAGGTGAATCCTCAGATTATTATTTAGGAAGCTATAAGCGGTCGAGAGACaggcgatattttattttactgccCCGTATGTAATACTCTTTTAACGTTTAAACTTCTAGAGAAAGTGAATATCCGGACAATCGGTGAAAATGGAAAAGCCAGAGGAGGATTGCAGTTTCTCACGGGGTCTATCTGACGTTGATTTCCTGGATCGATGTTCGTCAACGATATTTTCAGTCGCTTCGTTCGTTGGCTCTCGCTTCGAGGATCGATCTAGCGCCGATCGAAATTGTCCTTCACCTATTTGGCCTGTCTGTGACCGCTGGAAAGATCCGAGGAACGAGACGCGGAGGGCGAACGAGCAGACTTGTTCGTGTGTGTTCTTTGTCGCGTGCCTGACGTCGCGCTTTCGTCTTAAATTCATTCGTTGCGCCGTCGAGTCTCGTCACGTACAGCCCCGACAATCGTGAGGAAGGTGAAAAGCCGTCGTACAACGTGGCAGACGTCTCGAAAATTCTTCGTCCGTTCGTAACCTCGCTGGAGGGTCGAGCTTCGTAACTCTAACCTCGGCTGGAACGACGAACCAGCCTCGTCGGCCACGCGACACTCGATATACATTCGATTATTTTTTCTAAGAGAAGTCCAAGTCTAAATTTGGATAGGCCTCGTGGCCGAGAACTGTCGATACTTTGCAGAGAAGATAAAAGGACACGAGGATGATAGTCGCGTGAACTAGGCTCGGGAAAACGCAGCAACAAAAATAATCCGTGTAGTACTCGTCCCTGTAACCTGACCCAAATGCCACGTATCTCAATCGCAAGGCGAACGTTCCGCCAATGAAACGGAGAAAATCGTCGAATAAATCCAATAGCAATAATagattctttttattcgaattaaCCATCCATACTTTATCCATCGGACGGAtgaatctttaatttttttcttgaaACGCATCTTAGAAACGATCATCGCAGTTACAGATTCTTGTAGAGTTTCTATGAAAATGCTACTTCTAATTACTAATTTATCATTAGTAGATATTTATGAACAGCGATGAAAATGTTAACCAGATACATTCGCGTCGATACAACGTCAGTTCCCAAGCAACCTCGTACCAACGAGAAGATCGGAAAGATTTTTCGCCAGATAACCGGCGAAGGTTGGAGAATCGAATTCGAGATCGGGAATGGTCGCGTCGATGTCCTTTCTGCGACGCGCGCGATCCGGAAACAATAAATTCCTCGGTCGATTCAACGAATTTGCGAGTGTCCGATCGCGTGGGCTCGTCTGAGCAATAGAGCACGCGGAAGGAGAAATTGCCATCAAAAGCGGTTCGTTACAATAATATCGACATTTATATACGAGTTGGCTCCAGTCAGAGGAAACGAAAGTGGGGGGTAGAAAGCAGGATGGAGAAGGAGGGAAGACACACCGGGGTtcttatcattttattattggGGTGAGCAGCCCTTCGTTCCAAGAACGACGCTTTACTTTTACCTTCCATTGTCTGTCCCCTCTCGTAAAGGCTTAAGGGCCGTTTCCAAACGCTCGATTCGATTATCATCCATGGATTCTCTTTTTCGTTCGTTCCAGACGCTTCGTTACTTTCCTTCTCGTTCTTCCACTCTTTCCAGAGACTCTCGAATTTATTCGTACGTAAAACATATTCGATAATCGTTCGACGAATCGAAACTTCCTTTCAACTTGTAACCTGACCGTTCGATAAATCTGTTTGATACGATCCGAGTCTCGTAAAAATGATTACCGTATAAACAACGTTAAAAGAGGATCACAGTGTTTGACAGAGGGCTGTTTGAAATTTCTCCCAGCGGATCCCTTCGATCGGTCGCGATCTCTGAAGCGGGGGACGCTTTTGCCCGAGTCTGTACCGTGGCAAATATCGCGAGTATTATCACGGACGTTCACCGTGATTGGTCGGATTCGAGGGTGTCCTCTCTTTTTCCTCCCTTTCGTTCGACCAATAAGTGACGTTTCCATTGGAGAAAGGGCCCGAAGGAAGGGAGCGCGACAGAGAACGAGAACAGGGGATTGAAGCGTAGCTGAAGGAGACGatgaaagaggaggaggaggaggaggaggaggaggaggtggtggaGGCGGCGGAGAAGGCAGCAGAGGGTGTTTGGGGTCGGGGGTGGTCGCGAGGGTGGAAGCTGCGAGAGGGCAGAAAACTCCCCGCGTGGAAGAGAGTCGAACAGGTCGAGGCTGCGGATGGAAACGAGCGGGATGGATAAACTTCGAAGCGAAGCGAAGCGACTGTCCCCGAGGCTGATGCATAATTCAGGAATCGTCACCGGCGAGGATATTGCCAATTTGGCGTCGATGAAAATACGATCGGATTTGTCGGCTACCCCAGAATGGCTCGTCCGACGTACATCCAGTGAATTTAACACCTTCGCCCAACGTGCCGCCAGCGTACCGTGCGAAATTGCATCGGAGCCAATCGCCGGATCGCTCTAATATCCTCCTTGCTTTCACGCCGTTCTCCCCGGTTAATGGCTTCCCGTAGGGGCGCTTATCTAAACCCCGACGTTGTCCGCTCTTCTTCCAGATCGAGATTCGGCACCCGTGCACCTCCAAATTTCCCGAGAATCCATGAGAATTTGCAAACTAATCTTCACGGGGATGGAAACGAACTGTACGCTTTAGAGCTCGGTGTAAGGCTCCTTGTACACCAGGGACACACACGGttcctttgttattttatttatcaagttCTCTGGATATTTTCGTTCGTAAGATCGTCCAATAAGAAAATTGTTTTGGTTTAGCAAATTAATCGCTGCAAACATGCAGAtcgattttcgataaaattgacGTTGATATCTATCGATATAAAAACTCTATTACACGCGTCTATCTATTTTCATTACATCACTTTAATTCCAGTGTTAAAAAAACGTAACCATGTACACCTTGAAGGTGTTGTCAAAAGTGACGTGGTGTGCGAATCTAAAAAAATGGCAAGTACACGATCTTTTCGACTATTTCAGACAAACCTTTCACGCCATTCATATTTCATGCCTAACTAGGATTTCCATTTTCGAGAAACGCTTCCTTCCATCCTCGCTGATACTGATCGATGGAAGATTATCGGTTCCTCGTTGGTTTTCTCGTGAAGATTTTTCGAGGGTGTGTCGCGCGGCTGCCACATCGGGGGGATGATCATTGAACGTTCTACGATTTTCCACGAACACAGGGATGCCCGACTGCCATGAAATATTTATGGACCAGGACCACCGACGTACAGTCACGATGAAAAGAATACATTCGCCGTCGATTCAATTTGTCAACGCGCGCCGTTAATTACGTTATTATACGATCTTCTTAGATTCTGAAAGCGCCCGTATCATCAATAACCCATAAATACTTGTCTCGCCTCGTTGTCTCCGCGATGAAAGAATCTTTTCTAGGATTATCGAACgattacgattttttttttttgtgatgcGTCACGATATACCAcgaaatataatacgtataatcgCTTCGATCATTTTGATCTTTTGCATTTGCGATTGCGGAAAGGCAATCGGTTGGTACTGCAGAAACTCGTAACTCAAAGATCTATATCTGTTTTATCTACGAAACTTGAAACACTGAAAATTCCTCGTCATACTCTTCTTAAAGCTGTCTTTACTATCTTAATAGGATACGAATACGCACGTGTAACTTTGGCTTATTTAATTGATCGAAAATCGATTCTGGAATATAGATCGGTCGGTAAAACAGCAAGTATCGATCGATTCGAAGATTTCTGTCGTGCGACTGTCGATCATTGGTGATTGCTTGCGATTCGTAATCGATAGAACCGACCGATCGAGAGGAACGGCGACCTGGAAAAAGCTTGATCGCAAATTTATTCGTCGGACAGAGTGAGGGCTCGCT
This DNA window, taken from Bombus terrestris chromosome 3, iyBomTerr1.2, whole genome shotgun sequence, encodes the following:
- the LOC100646286 gene encoding proline-rich protein 12-like, giving the protein MLGNFRTRSRYSLGSYVLNGRSWPSSRIPNASLTFARNFTTTPALSKGSEKIVRLSKGLTRRLWQEQARFFRNDSILMGKAHGKRPPRPPSKLSSKSVPDCSKGQNSRRRSCRQSYQRQKPCIPQDKCVPPAPPCSRPRPKNPKCPQPETPCPPPCPMPCEKPVEKKYLPPKICYRKCPLPPRPPKPPKCPKCPAPLPPPPPPKVPRPPKCPPPCPPPPAPPPPRCPKMPKCPECPPQRECPPPPPCEPCPCPPPCPPAYCPPPPPCPPCPPPVPCPRPLPCPPPPPPRICPPCPPCAECPKPPPCPPPPPCSPCPCPKPPPPCPCPKPCPPCQQVAKPQVSCPKDVPSCPKNSSKNPRKKNRNKPRKRRMSTYHAVSRFAPPSIDYRRFHVDSTLLGSSDKSRKSTAKPPSCKDLEDICEDKRRSCVKACERKPEKKKKKKDVCAGRKPVKLREKKKKEKQDECDDRCLPKGKCEVPEIAKPPKMEYGPTTCPTPKFVSPKPCPEVPEAKYEVESCVEIRTSGKAKKEICIPPPLPEPPTDPVILCPCPPPPKMHPGPCPCYDSKAVKPSKPTLPPCPHKEKYVCCKDPFYCPPERLECKRRKPCDPKKMKKRKQRKDK